The Procambarus clarkii isolate CNS0578487 chromosome 91, FALCON_Pclarkii_2.0, whole genome shotgun sequence genome includes a region encoding these proteins:
- the LOC123773837 gene encoding mitochondrial glutathione transporter SLC25A40 isoform X1 — protein sequence MACFTDDDERKPPIMSDLKPVHQMVSSCTGAVITSVFMTPFDVVKVRLQAQQRAQLSRTCFLYCNGLMDHICNCAASIPTHTENHNWYNRPIPVHLNGTVDAFVKISRNEGIQSLWSGLPPTLVVAIPNTVIYFTTYEQLRTASLRYLPGNGIDPPSWVGGVAGGLARIWAVSVVSPFELVRTKMQAKSMPYKELVKLLQMQVTNTGIISLWRGWVPTILRDVPFSVIYWFSYENMKTYANQQQPTVNFSLFAGAVSGGIAGALTLPLDVIKTHRQIEIGEKELFSDNIKSSGSTKQMLANIYRQQGVKGLFSGLVPRLAKVMPACGIMISSYEYAKRFFRSRKQLDTVE from the exons ATGGCTTGCTTTACCGACGACGACGAAAGAAAACCACCAATCATGTCTGATCTAAAGCCAGTTCATCAGATGGTGTCATCGTGCACAGGAGCAGTTATCACATCAGTGTTCA TGACACCCTTTGATGTTGTGAAGGTACGATTACAGGCTCAACAGAGAGCACAACTTAGCCGGACGTGCTTTCTCTACTGTAATGGTTTGATGGACCACATCTGTAATTGTGCAGCATCTATACCCACCCATACTGAGAATCATAATTGGTACAATCGTCCAATTCCAGTACATCTTAACGGAACAGTG GATGCCTTTGTTAAGATATCCAGAAATGAAGGAATTCAGTCTCTTTGGTCAGGCCTGCCACCCACACTTGTTGTTGCAATACCTAATACTGTCATATACTTCACAACTTATGAACAGCTTCGTACAGCTTCTCTTAGATACTTACCAGGAAATGGGATAGACCCTCCTTCTTGGGTAGGAGGAGTAGCAGGAGGCTTGGCAAGAATATGGGCTGTTAGTGTCGTCTCACCTTTTGAACTTGTAAGGACAAAGATGCAAGCAAAGAGTATGCCTTATAAAG AGCTAGTGAAGTTGTTGCAAATGCAGGTCACCAATACAGGAATCATCAGCTTGTGGCGTGGATGGGTGCCAACAATTTTACGTGATGTACCTTTCTCTG TTATATATTGGTTTTCCTatgagaatatgaaaacatatgCAAACCAGCAGCAACCAACAGTTAACTTTTCACTGTTTGCCGGAGCAGTCTCTGGAGGG ATTGCAGGAGCCCTCACTCTTCCACTGGATGTGATCAAAACACACAGGCAAATAGAAATTGGTGAGAAGGAGCTCTTTTCAG ATAACATCAAAAGTTCTGGCTCAACCAAGCAGATGCTGGCAAACATCTACAGACAGCAGGGCGTAAAGGGCTTGTTCTCAGGTCTGGTTCCGCGATTAGCGAAAGTGATGCCAGCATGTGGCATCATGATCTCTTCGTATGAATATGCCAAAAGGTTCTTTAGAAGCCGTAAGCAGTTAGATACTGTTGAGTAA
- the LOC123773837 gene encoding mitochondrial glutathione transporter SLC25A40 isoform X2: MACFTDDDERKPPIMSDLKPVHQMVSSCTGAVITSVFMTPFDVVKVRLQAQQRAQLSRTCFLYCNGLMDHICNCAASIPTHTENHNWYNRPIPVHLNGTVDAFVKISRNEGIQSLWSGLPPTLVVAIPNTVIYFTTYEQLRTASLRYLPGNGIDPPSWVGGVAGGLARIWAVSVVSPFELVRTKMQAKSMPYKELVKLLQMQVTNTGIISLWRGWVPTILRDVPFSVIYWFSYENMKTYANQQQPTVNFSLFAGAVSGGIAGALTLPLDVIKTHRQIEIDNIKSSGSTKQMLANIYRQQGVKGLFSGLVPRLAKVMPACGIMISSYEYAKRFFRSRKQLDTVE; encoded by the exons ATGGCTTGCTTTACCGACGACGACGAAAGAAAACCACCAATCATGTCTGATCTAAAGCCAGTTCATCAGATGGTGTCATCGTGCACAGGAGCAGTTATCACATCAGTGTTCA TGACACCCTTTGATGTTGTGAAGGTACGATTACAGGCTCAACAGAGAGCACAACTTAGCCGGACGTGCTTTCTCTACTGTAATGGTTTGATGGACCACATCTGTAATTGTGCAGCATCTATACCCACCCATACTGAGAATCATAATTGGTACAATCGTCCAATTCCAGTACATCTTAACGGAACAGTG GATGCCTTTGTTAAGATATCCAGAAATGAAGGAATTCAGTCTCTTTGGTCAGGCCTGCCACCCACACTTGTTGTTGCAATACCTAATACTGTCATATACTTCACAACTTATGAACAGCTTCGTACAGCTTCTCTTAGATACTTACCAGGAAATGGGATAGACCCTCCTTCTTGGGTAGGAGGAGTAGCAGGAGGCTTGGCAAGAATATGGGCTGTTAGTGTCGTCTCACCTTTTGAACTTGTAAGGACAAAGATGCAAGCAAAGAGTATGCCTTATAAAG AGCTAGTGAAGTTGTTGCAAATGCAGGTCACCAATACAGGAATCATCAGCTTGTGGCGTGGATGGGTGCCAACAATTTTACGTGATGTACCTTTCTCTG TTATATATTGGTTTTCCTatgagaatatgaaaacatatgCAAACCAGCAGCAACCAACAGTTAACTTTTCACTGTTTGCCGGAGCAGTCTCTGGAGGG ATTGCAGGAGCCCTCACTCTTCCACTGGATGTGATCAAAACACACAGGCAAATAGAAATTG ATAACATCAAAAGTTCTGGCTCAACCAAGCAGATGCTGGCAAACATCTACAGACAGCAGGGCGTAAAGGGCTTGTTCTCAGGTCTGGTTCCGCGATTAGCGAAAGTGATGCCAGCATGTGGCATCATGATCTCTTCGTATGAATATGCCAAAAGGTTCTTTAGAAGCCGTAAGCAGTTAGATACTGTTGAGTAA